From a single Micromonospora pallida genomic region:
- a CDS encoding class I adenylate-forming enzyme family protein translates to MTFLHTLVAQAAARQPEAMAVRDATGSWTYAELDRYSRGYAAGLHDAGVGVGDRVLIRAAAERWVLAAVYACSHLGAVAVPLSADLRPAQWAHVIDDAEPALTLTGPPPVADTAIRSPVDPQSPVLFLYTSGSTARPKAVVCPHRQVLFAVGAIAERLGYRPDDVILCRLPLSFDYGLYQAFLAAAAGACLVLQGPGGDGALLATIRRHGVTVVPVVPSLATILIRLARRGSAPSVRLVTNTGQELTATHLDGLREAFPSAAIQLMYGTTECKRVTIAEPDGDLARPGSLGKPLPGTTLVILDPSGRPAPAGEEGQIVVAGPHLMSGYWKDEQLTARTYRRDPATGRRLLHTGDYGHLDADGNLFFHGRRDHLFKQRGVRVSVAEVEAAARQIPGVQDVALLPPGDGRDATLFAVTDLEPGEVLMRLHELLEPAKVPASCRVLPAIPVGSTGKTDRAALSHLLEDDVRVSRHA, encoded by the coding sequence GTGACGTTCCTGCACACCCTCGTGGCGCAGGCGGCCGCCCGGCAGCCGGAAGCCATGGCGGTACGCGACGCGACCGGCTCCTGGACCTACGCCGAACTGGACCGGTACAGCCGCGGGTATGCGGCTGGCCTGCACGACGCCGGGGTCGGCGTTGGCGACCGAGTCCTGATCCGGGCGGCCGCCGAGCGCTGGGTGCTCGCGGCGGTCTACGCCTGCTCGCACCTCGGGGCGGTCGCCGTACCACTGAGCGCGGACCTGCGGCCCGCGCAGTGGGCGCACGTCATCGACGACGCGGAGCCCGCACTGACCCTGACCGGTCCTCCCCCGGTGGCGGACACGGCGATCCGGAGTCCCGTCGATCCGCAGTCGCCGGTGCTTTTCCTCTACACCTCCGGCAGCACCGCCCGTCCCAAGGCAGTGGTCTGCCCGCATCGACAGGTGCTGTTCGCGGTGGGCGCGATCGCCGAGCGCCTCGGCTACCGCCCGGACGACGTCATTCTGTGCCGCTTGCCGCTCTCCTTCGACTACGGTCTCTACCAGGCCTTCCTGGCAGCCGCAGCGGGCGCATGCCTGGTGCTGCAAGGACCGGGAGGTGACGGTGCGCTACTCGCCACGATCCGCCGGCATGGAGTCACCGTCGTCCCGGTGGTGCCCTCCCTGGCCACCATCCTGATCCGACTGGCGCGCCGCGGTTCCGCCCCCAGCGTCCGCCTCGTCACCAACACCGGCCAGGAGCTGACCGCGACCCATCTGGACGGCCTGCGCGAGGCATTCCCCTCCGCCGCCATCCAGCTGATGTACGGCACCACCGAATGCAAACGCGTCACCATCGCCGAACCGGACGGGGACCTGGCCCGACCGGGCTCACTGGGCAAGCCCCTGCCGGGCACCACCCTGGTGATCCTGGACCCGTCGGGGCGGCCGGCGCCGGCCGGCGAAGAGGGCCAGATCGTCGTCGCCGGGCCGCACCTGATGAGCGGCTACTGGAAGGACGAGCAACTGACCGCACGGACCTACCGACGGGATCCGGCGACGGGGCGGCGCCTGCTCCACACCGGCGACTACGGCCATCTCGACGCCGACGGCAACCTGTTCTTCCACGGTCGCCGCGACCACCTGTTCAAGCAGCGGGGGGTGCGGGTCAGCGTCGCCGAGGTCGAGGCGGCCGCACGCCAGATACCCGGTGTGCAGGATGTCGCGCTGCTGCCACCCGGCGACGGCCGCGACGCGACGTTGTTCGCCGTCACCGACCTCGAGCCCGGCGAGGTCCTCATGCGCCTGCACGAGCTGCTCGAGCCGGCCAAGGTTCCCGCGAGTTGCCGGGTGCTACCCGCCATTCCAGTCGGGAGCACCGGCAAGACCGACCGGGCCGCCCTGAGCCACCTGCTGGAGGACGACGTCCGAGTGAGCCGACATGCCTGA
- a CDS encoding histidine phosphatase family protein, translating into MRTLYVIAHPEATHHLDDVVGGWHDSSLTPAGAEAAAAIATALRDAVPDGSEVELYSSDLRRASQTAEAVAGRFGIKPVLDRRLREKSYGVAEGRPQAWLDQRFVPPPAVGDRMGHEEGVEGAETKTAFATRVYAAMDDILRSPCEHQIISTHGFALTFVVAAWIKMPIASLGYVNLRAPSGSITTLREDDFFHNRQVVSLGDVRHLEP; encoded by the coding sequence GTGCGCACCCTTTACGTCATCGCCCACCCCGAGGCCACCCATCACCTCGACGATGTGGTCGGAGGCTGGCACGACTCGTCGCTCACGCCGGCCGGCGCCGAGGCAGCGGCAGCCATCGCGACAGCGTTACGCGACGCCGTTCCGGACGGCTCTGAGGTGGAGCTGTACTCCTCCGACCTGCGACGCGCCTCGCAGACGGCCGAGGCGGTCGCCGGCCGCTTCGGGATCAAACCGGTCCTGGACCGCCGGCTGCGCGAGAAGTCGTACGGCGTGGCCGAGGGCCGGCCTCAGGCATGGCTGGACCAGCGGTTCGTCCCGCCGCCCGCGGTCGGCGACCGGATGGGACACGAGGAGGGAGTGGAGGGCGCCGAGACCAAGACGGCGTTCGCGACGCGCGTCTACGCCGCGATGGACGACATCCTGCGCAGCCCCTGCGAGCATCAGATCATCTCCACCCACGGCTTCGCCCTGACGTTCGTGGTCGCGGCGTGGATCAAAATGCCGATCGCGTCCCTTGGATACGTCAACCTGCGGGCGCCTTCCGGCAGCATCACCACGCTGCGCGAGGACGACTTCTTCCACAACCGCCAGGTCGTCAGCCTCGGCGACGTCCGCCACCTCGAGCCGTGA
- the asnB gene encoding asparagine synthase (glutamine-hydrolyzing) — translation MCRIYGYYGRACDRAGLDAARDVQLAGGPDQQDRVTGESWGLGCNRLAIQDPATGRQPFRNAAGTVHAVFNGEIYNFRALRKELAEHGVHVDGDSDGSIIVPYYELHGDRFVDRLEGMFAIALVDLRTGRRMSLWCDRLAVKTVYYTVTSDGVAFASEPRGLAALVKMPLDVDAGAVDHYLNWQCLPDGTSLYAGVSTLRPGEQLVCEDGAVVVHSPADTDLPDDGEATPESLRMLLTREVAAMSGQAAPIAVQLSGGLDSSILATLLAQRRDDVTGFHVTHEGRHPSDEHGFAREAAAHAGIPLETVEIREADLPRLLPDMVTALGTPNATPHALSAYVLFREISAAGFRVCFVGDGADEQFGGYRRYSTALAARDDAWPARYLDRLSLIPEVDYRALYTADYRRMVDSGTSSRQRAIELLTRPAASAVEQILSFDRTYKLPSLNLRKLDHLAMANTIEGRVPYCQPAVTRFARRTPDALKVGGARRKQVLWDAGVGLVPLSVQRRDKQPFTFPVSAYLTPGRALWDFTVDVLTRPRLCSSGMLSQSAVSGVIAEHARGRDHARLLWGLMVLELSLP, via the coding sequence ATGTGCCGGATCTACGGTTACTACGGACGCGCCTGTGACCGGGCCGGGCTGGACGCTGCCCGCGACGTCCAGCTCGCCGGCGGCCCGGACCAGCAGGATCGGGTCACCGGAGAGAGCTGGGGCCTGGGCTGCAACCGCCTCGCCATCCAGGACCCGGCCACGGGCCGCCAGCCGTTCCGCAACGCCGCCGGCACCGTGCACGCGGTGTTCAACGGAGAGATCTACAACTTCCGGGCCCTCCGAAAGGAGCTAGCCGAACACGGTGTGCACGTCGACGGCGACTCCGACGGGTCGATCATCGTGCCCTACTACGAGTTGCACGGCGACCGGTTCGTGGACCGGCTGGAGGGCATGTTCGCCATTGCCCTGGTGGACCTGCGGACCGGACGCCGGATGTCACTGTGGTGCGACCGGCTCGCCGTAAAGACCGTCTACTACACCGTCACCAGCGACGGCGTGGCTTTCGCGTCCGAGCCGCGTGGCCTCGCGGCCCTCGTGAAGATGCCGTTGGACGTCGACGCGGGCGCCGTCGACCACTACCTCAACTGGCAGTGCCTGCCGGACGGGACGTCGCTGTACGCCGGGGTGTCCACCCTGCGCCCCGGCGAGCAGCTGGTGTGCGAGGACGGCGCGGTGGTCGTGCACAGCCCCGCGGACACCGACCTGCCGGACGACGGGGAAGCCACGCCGGAGAGCCTGCGCATGCTGCTCACCCGGGAGGTGGCCGCCATGTCCGGCCAGGCCGCGCCCATCGCGGTGCAGCTGTCGGGCGGACTGGACTCGAGCATCCTCGCGACGCTGCTCGCCCAACGGCGCGACGACGTCACCGGCTTCCATGTGACGCACGAGGGACGGCACCCGAGCGACGAACACGGTTTCGCCCGCGAGGCAGCGGCCCACGCGGGCATTCCGCTCGAGACGGTCGAGATCCGCGAGGCTGACCTGCCGCGACTGCTCCCAGACATGGTGACGGCACTGGGCACGCCCAACGCCACTCCGCACGCGCTGAGCGCGTACGTGCTGTTCCGGGAGATCTCGGCGGCCGGCTTCCGGGTCTGTTTCGTCGGCGACGGCGCGGACGAGCAGTTCGGCGGCTACCGGCGGTACAGCACCGCCCTGGCCGCCCGTGACGACGCCTGGCCGGCACGCTATCTCGACCGATTGTCGCTGATTCCCGAGGTTGACTACCGGGCGCTCTACACCGCCGACTATCGCCGCATGGTCGACTCCGGGACCAGCAGCCGGCAGCGTGCCATCGAGCTGTTGACCCGCCCCGCTGCCAGCGCGGTCGAACAGATACTGAGCTTCGACCGGACGTACAAGCTGCCGAGCCTCAATCTGCGCAAGCTCGATCATCTCGCCATGGCGAACACGATCGAGGGCCGTGTCCCTTACTGCCAGCCGGCAGTCACCCGCTTCGCCCGGCGAACGCCCGACGCTCTGAAGGTCGGCGGAGCACGCCGCAAGCAGGTCCTCTGGGATGCCGGCGTGGGACTGGTCCCACTCTCGGTGCAACGCCGCGACAAGCAGCCGTTCACCTTCCCCGTCAGCGCCTACCTGACGCCGGGCAGAGCGCTGTGGGACTTCACCGTCGACGTGCTGACCCGGCCTCGGCTGTGCTCGTCCGGCATGCTCAGCCAGAGCGCCGTGAGCGGCGTCATCGCGGAGCACGCCCGCGGCAGGGACCATGCCCGCCTGCTGTGGGGCCTGATGGTCCTCGAACTGTCACTGCCCTGA
- a CDS encoding aminoglycoside phosphotransferase family protein: MNEARLRRVVAAVDSGRAQALDGRGVNRSFRLVDGDRHLSVKVHCASRSTDAQLLRIRRIDALLRGIPWYPCLMDAALVGSRLVVIRPFAPGAPPHGALQHVGRLVGVLGDLADHGFDPGSEELVGDYATPWLSGWERERQAVVPVLAGERGDLAQAIDEHGAALRAGAARLTCAKRAMAYHGDLHGRNFIVSSRGQLTVIDWDEAGFSRRPADVGKALWLSCRRERGDFVLDADAVQDFLARVHARMRLPYPHAGDLALLGGSGSFPR; encoded by the coding sequence GTGAACGAGGCCCGCTTGCGGCGAGTCGTGGCCGCCGTCGACAGCGGGCGGGCGCAGGCCCTCGATGGCAGGGGAGTCAACCGGTCGTTCCGGCTTGTCGACGGCGATCGGCATCTGTCAGTGAAGGTGCACTGTGCGAGCCGATCCACCGACGCCCAGCTGTTGCGGATCCGACGCATCGACGCGCTGCTCCGCGGCATTCCCTGGTATCCCTGTTTGATGGACGCCGCCCTGGTGGGGTCCCGGCTCGTCGTGATCCGGCCGTTCGCGCCGGGAGCGCCGCCGCACGGCGCGCTCCAGCACGTGGGCCGGCTCGTCGGGGTCCTGGGCGACCTGGCCGATCACGGCTTCGATCCCGGCAGCGAGGAGTTGGTGGGTGACTACGCGACGCCGTGGCTGTCCGGATGGGAACGGGAACGCCAGGCGGTGGTCCCCGTGCTGGCCGGTGAGCGCGGAGACCTGGCCCAGGCGATCGACGAACACGGCGCGGCTCTGCGGGCCGGCGCGGCGCGATTGACCTGCGCCAAAAGGGCGATGGCATACCACGGTGATCTGCACGGGCGCAATTTCATCGTGAGCAGCCGCGGTCAGCTGACGGTCATCGACTGGGACGAAGCGGGATTCTCGCGTCGCCCGGCGGATGTCGGCAAGGCTCTCTGGCTGTCCTGCCGGCGCGAACGGGGCGACTTTGTGTTGGATGCGGACGCTGTGCAGGATTTCCTCGCCCGGGTGCACGCCAGGATGCGACTGCCGTACCCGCACGCCGGCGACCTTGCTCTGCTCGGGGGATCTGGTTCCTTCCCACGCTGA
- a CDS encoding histidinol-phosphatase, producing MIDLHTHHERCGHATGSLRDYVLAALDKGVRVLGLSDHTPMFAADDDHALPRVAMPKSQFPSYIAEAVALKAEFANSIEILVSTEADYFRGRMDRYSAALDGYPLDYIIGSVHMFEGRDIFDVTRWAEVDEGELGDVKSRYFRTVAECARSGLFQVIGHVDALKGNFPQLGAVPAAAAADEMLLAIRDSGAAMEINTSGGTKQCGGWYPETDLLERAHHFGVPLTFASDAHVPDRIADQYPEVIEVLRHIGFRSWTVFRAGAAAEYFL from the coding sequence ATGATCGACCTGCATACGCACCACGAGCGGTGTGGGCATGCCACCGGTTCATTGCGCGACTACGTCCTCGCGGCACTGGACAAGGGCGTGCGGGTGCTCGGACTTTCCGACCACACCCCCATGTTCGCTGCCGACGATGATCATGCGCTGCCCCGGGTGGCGATGCCGAAATCGCAGTTCCCGTCCTACATCGCCGAGGCAGTGGCGCTCAAGGCGGAGTTCGCGAACAGCATCGAGATCCTCGTTTCCACGGAGGCGGACTACTTCCGTGGCCGGATGGACCGGTACTCGGCGGCCCTTGATGGGTATCCCCTGGACTACATCATCGGATCGGTGCACATGTTCGAGGGCCGCGACATCTTCGACGTCACCCGGTGGGCCGAGGTGGACGAGGGTGAACTCGGCGACGTCAAGAGCCGCTACTTCCGGACGGTCGCCGAGTGCGCCCGGTCCGGGCTGTTCCAGGTCATCGGCCATGTGGACGCGTTGAAGGGCAACTTCCCGCAGCTGGGTGCGGTACCGGCGGCGGCCGCGGCCGACGAGATGCTGCTGGCCATCCGCGACTCCGGCGCGGCGATGGAGATCAACACGTCGGGTGGAACGAAACAGTGCGGCGGCTGGTACCCCGAAACGGACCTGTTGGAACGCGCGCACCACTTCGGGGTCCCCCTCACGTTCGCCTCGGATGCGCACGTCCCTGACCGCATCGCCGACCAGTACCCGGAGGTGATCGAGGTGCTGCGGCACATCGGTTTCCGCTCCTGGACGGTATTCCGGGCAGGCGCGGCCGCCGAGTACTTCCTGTAG